A single genomic interval of Chitinophaga sp. 180180018-3 harbors:
- a CDS encoding radical SAM protein has product MLKQTPYILYSDGNGNIFEDTTLHVTGRSGWDAWPVEADEWIELPEGGNLYELPGRRGIGINAKTGDMELCEKGWAVAAFIPPAHTGFYLAAYETMPDAPTLPLFCYTAVGWLDGKFYVPATRIESDIRQECAGFDAKKVKQGVKTLLQAYPHNRLVQHLAENCALTYECPAARNYFMGRWECPIPSSPACNANCIGCISFQPEEETIVSTQDRLRFKPTAEEIVEYTVPHLETAPYPIVSFGQGCEGEPLLMWETIRESIREIRKHTPKGSININTNGSKPDAVRALCEAGLNSIRVSLNSAQEKYYTPYYRPNNYTFDDIVESLKVVREFGGWSSINYFVFPGMTDSAEEYEALRKLIRETKLNMIQWRNFNIDPDWYLGKLGLTETGECLGIKQLMELIHEEFPEVKFGYFNPPMERIKGDYMTDFAH; this is encoded by the coding sequence ATGCTGAAACAAACACCTTACATATTATACTCCGACGGTAACGGGAATATTTTTGAAGACACCACATTACACGTAACCGGCCGTAGCGGCTGGGATGCGTGGCCGGTGGAAGCAGATGAATGGATAGAGTTGCCGGAAGGAGGTAATCTGTATGAGCTTCCCGGCCGCAGAGGCATCGGTATCAACGCAAAAACCGGCGATATGGAGCTGTGTGAGAAAGGATGGGCAGTAGCTGCCTTTATTCCGCCCGCCCATACAGGCTTCTACCTCGCAGCATATGAAACAATGCCGGACGCTCCCACGCTTCCGTTATTCTGCTATACTGCAGTTGGGTGGCTGGATGGCAAGTTCTATGTGCCTGCTACCCGTATCGAATCTGATATACGTCAGGAATGCGCCGGATTCGACGCCAAAAAGGTAAAACAGGGCGTAAAAACGCTGCTGCAGGCCTACCCTCATAACAGGCTGGTACAGCACCTGGCAGAGAACTGCGCACTTACTTACGAATGCCCTGCTGCCCGTAATTATTTTATGGGAAGATGGGAATGCCCTATTCCTTCTTCTCCGGCGTGCAATGCCAACTGTATCGGATGTATATCATTTCAGCCGGAAGAAGAAACGATTGTTTCCACACAGGACAGGCTTCGTTTCAAACCTACAGCCGAGGAAATAGTGGAGTACACCGTACCACACCTGGAAACAGCCCCCTATCCTATCGTGAGCTTCGGACAGGGCTGCGAAGGAGAACCGCTGCTGATGTGGGAAACCATCAGGGAATCGATCAGAGAAATACGCAAACATACCCCCAAAGGCAGTATCAATATCAATACCAACGGCAGCAAGCCTGATGCTGTAAGGGCGCTTTGTGAAGCAGGACTGAACAGCATCCGCGTGAGCCTCAATTCGGCCCAGGAAAAGTATTATACGCCTTACTACCGGCCCAACAACTATACTTTCGATGATATTGTGGAAAGCCTGAAGGTAGTGAGGGAATTCGGTGGCTGGTCATCTATCAACTACTTTGTATTCCCGGGAATGACCGACAGTGCAGAGGAATATGAAGCACTACGCAAACTGATCAGGGAAACAAAACTCAACATGATACAGTGGCGTAATTTCAATATTGATCCGGATTGGTACCTCGGCAAACTGGGCCTTACTGAAACCGGTGAATGCCTTGGTATCAAACAGCTGATGGAACTGATCCACGAAGAGTTCCCCGAAGTGAAGTTCGGCTACTTTAACCCTCCGATGGAGCGGATCAAAGGGGATTACATGACTGATTTTGCACACTGA
- a CDS encoding agmatinase family protein, with protein sequence MADLSQFDPNSVGLLSNNVFGLPFSEDEAKLVLLPVPWEVTVSYNNGTARGPEHIFRASFQVDLYDADVKDGWKQGFYMREPDKHLLLRSDYLRKEAELYLKFLTEGGDITENEFLKKTLVDVSNGTRAMNEWVYNQTKALLEKGKLVGLVGGDHSTPLGYFKAIGEHKGEFGILQIDAHCDLRDAYEGFQYSHASIMFNALAEVPQLSKLVQVGIRDYCEEEADYIRNSEGRVVTFFDKQIKERQYEGETWKSICDSIVAALPQQVYISFDIDGLDPKLCPHTGTPVAGGFETEQVYYLFKRVLESGRKLIGFDLNEVSTSHDEWDANVGARVLFKLCNLLVSANS encoded by the coding sequence ATGGCAGATTTATCTCAATTTGACCCTAACTCGGTGGGCTTGTTGTCGAACAACGTTTTTGGTTTACCATTTTCCGAAGATGAGGCGAAACTGGTATTGTTACCTGTTCCCTGGGAAGTAACCGTGTCATATAATAACGGTACTGCCCGCGGCCCGGAGCATATTTTCAGGGCATCGTTCCAGGTAGATCTTTACGATGCAGATGTAAAAGACGGCTGGAAACAGGGTTTCTACATGCGTGAGCCAGACAAGCACCTGTTGTTGCGCAGCGATTACCTGCGTAAGGAAGCGGAGCTTTATCTGAAGTTCCTGACCGAAGGGGGAGATATTACTGAGAATGAATTTTTGAAGAAAACGCTGGTAGATGTCAGCAATGGCACCAGGGCGATGAACGAGTGGGTATATAACCAAACGAAAGCACTGCTGGAGAAAGGTAAGCTGGTAGGCCTTGTAGGAGGCGACCACAGCACGCCGCTGGGTTATTTCAAGGCCATAGGCGAGCATAAGGGAGAATTTGGTATTCTGCAGATCGATGCACACTGCGATCTGCGCGATGCCTATGAAGGGTTTCAGTATTCCCATGCCTCCATCATGTTCAACGCATTGGCAGAGGTACCACAGCTGAGCAAGCTGGTGCAGGTAGGTATACGTGATTATTGCGAGGAAGAAGCAGATTATATCAGGAACAGCGAAGGACGGGTAGTAACCTTCTTCGACAAGCAGATTAAGGAACGGCAGTATGAGGGCGAAACCTGGAAATCGATCTGCGACAGCATCGTAGCAGCATTGCCGCAGCAGGTGTATATCAGCTTTGATATCGACGGACTGGATCCTAAATTATGCCCGCATACAGGCACGCCTGTAGCGGGAGGTTTCGAAACCGAACAGGTATATTATCTTTTCAAACGCGTGCTGGAAAGCGGCCGTAAGCTGATTGGATTTGACCTGAACGAAGTAAGTACATCGCACGATGAATGGGATGCCAATGTGGGTGCCCGCGTGTTGTTCAAGCTTTGTAACCTGCTGGTGAGCGCTAATTCTTAA
- a CDS encoding cytochrome c maturation protein CcmE, whose protein sequence is MKKTNIILLVVIAVAIGVIVTMVGDFSTYETFATAREKEGKEFHVIGKLDTLKAMNYDPAKDANLFSFYVHDKTGESHKVIFYGAKPTDFEKAESIVLTGKMEGDEFHCSKILMKCPSKYKDDQVAMGSKQM, encoded by the coding sequence ATGAAAAAAACAAATATTATTCTGCTGGTGGTGATTGCGGTAGCAATCGGAGTGATAGTCACAATGGTAGGAGATTTCAGTACCTATGAAACTTTCGCGACAGCTCGTGAGAAAGAAGGAAAAGAGTTCCATGTAATCGGGAAGCTCGATACCCTGAAAGCAATGAATTACGATCCTGCTAAGGATGCCAACCTGTTCAGCTTCTACGTGCACGATAAAACCGGAGAATCGCATAAAGTGATCTTCTACGGTGCTAAACCTACCGACTTTGAAAAGGCCGAATCCATTGTACTGACCGGCAAGATGGAAGGAGATGAGTTTCACTGCAGTAAAATACTGATGAAATGTCCTTCCAAATATAAAGACGACCAGGTAGCAATGGGCAGCAAGCAGATGTAA
- the ccsA gene encoding cytochrome c biogenesis protein CcsA: MKFVGEHLLPGQLGHFFAILAFVASIVATVAYYNVVKLKEPALQESWKRIARWSFIIQSAAVIAVFSCLYYILYNHYFEYKYAWRNTSRDLPAQYILSSLWSDQEGSFLLWSIWNSILGIVLIRTSKNWEAPVMTVFSLAQVIMASMLLGIFILGYKVGSNPFMLLRQAAENQQAPIFQQANYMEHIHDGNGLNVTLQNYWMVIHPPILFLGFASMIIPFAFAFAGLWVRDYTGWVKPVQPWGLFAIMLLGTGIMMGAAWAYESLNFGGYWAWDPVENASLVPWLTMVAGVHTLLAYKSTGHSLKSTFFFFFISYVLILYSSFLTKSGILGDTSVHSFTDMGMTAQLLFSMLVFTIPSIALLIIRRKEIPTVKKEESSYSREFWLFVGSLILLIAGIQITFTTSIPVWNKLLSVTGLKALFTMNDIAPPSDAIFHFNKIQIWIAIVIGVLTGIVQYMKYKDTPRREVTRKLALPTVLSLLFTVLVIWKGAINYDTYGAGFLTAIYFMLFASIYAIVGNVVYIFTGLKGKMKAAGASVAHIGFGMVLLGVLISSSKKEVISLDRMKMLNDGFFRKESKQNPRENIMLPKDVPVQMGEYHVTYTGDSIAQGDPKTYYVVNYEKKDKQTGNVLEKFTLYPDAFVNRKENAISSNPASRHYLTRDIFTYVSAAPNKEEEAKADTSAYETHEIKQGDSVFFSKGFMVLKGLNTQPKSRNYAPQSGDLAVGAELEVYTQTDDHFKLQPIYFIRDSSYQYSVEDTLAPLNLSVRFSRILPAENKIELKVKEANGFHDYIVMKAMIFPYINVLWLGVIVMIIGTAMSIWQKIRR, from the coding sequence ATGAAGTTTGTAGGGGAACATTTATTACCGGGCCAACTGGGCCACTTTTTCGCCATACTGGCATTTGTAGCATCTATCGTAGCCACTGTGGCTTATTATAACGTCGTTAAATTAAAGGAACCCGCTTTACAGGAATCCTGGAAACGGATCGCCCGCTGGTCGTTTATCATTCAGTCCGCTGCTGTGATCGCTGTCTTCAGCTGCCTGTACTATATCTTATATAATCACTATTTTGAATATAAATACGCCTGGCGTAACACTTCCCGTGACCTGCCGGCGCAATACATTCTATCGAGCCTCTGGTCAGACCAGGAAGGAAGCTTCCTGCTCTGGAGCATCTGGAACAGTATCCTGGGAATTGTGCTGATCCGTACTTCCAAAAACTGGGAAGCGCCGGTGATGACGGTTTTCTCCCTCGCCCAGGTGATCATGGCCAGCATGCTGCTGGGCATCTTCATCCTCGGTTATAAAGTGGGCAGCAATCCGTTCATGCTGCTTCGCCAGGCTGCTGAAAACCAGCAGGCGCCTATATTCCAGCAGGCTAATTATATGGAACACATCCATGATGGTAACGGGCTGAACGTCACTTTACAGAATTACTGGATGGTGATTCATCCGCCGATATTATTCCTGGGCTTTGCTTCCATGATTATCCCGTTTGCGTTTGCTTTCGCGGGCCTGTGGGTAAGGGATTACACCGGCTGGGTGAAACCCGTACAGCCCTGGGGGCTTTTTGCTATCATGTTGCTGGGTACCGGTATCATGATGGGCGCCGCATGGGCTTATGAATCGCTGAATTTCGGCGGATACTGGGCATGGGATCCCGTTGAAAACGCCTCACTTGTACCCTGGCTCACCATGGTAGCCGGTGTGCATACGTTGCTGGCGTATAAGTCGACCGGACATTCACTGAAATCCACCTTCTTCTTCTTCTTTATATCTTATGTACTCATCCTGTATTCTTCTTTCCTCACAAAAAGCGGCATTTTGGGAGATACCTCCGTACACTCCTTCACCGACATGGGAATGACGGCACAGCTGTTGTTCAGCATGCTTGTGTTCACGATCCCGTCGATTGCGCTGCTGATTATACGCAGGAAGGAAATCCCCACTGTAAAGAAAGAAGAAAGCAGCTATTCCCGTGAGTTCTGGCTGTTTGTAGGATCGCTGATACTTCTCATAGCAGGTATACAGATCACCTTCACTACCTCAATTCCGGTATGGAATAAATTGCTGAGTGTAACAGGGCTCAAGGCGCTGTTTACAATGAATGATATTGCTCCGCCTTCGGATGCCATCTTCCATTTCAATAAAATCCAGATCTGGATCGCGATTGTTATTGGTGTGCTGACCGGTATTGTGCAGTATATGAAGTATAAAGACACCCCCCGCCGGGAGGTTACACGTAAACTGGCGCTGCCAACTGTGCTTTCGTTACTGTTTACCGTGCTGGTGATATGGAAGGGTGCCATTAACTACGATACCTATGGCGCAGGGTTCCTGACTGCCATTTACTTCATGCTGTTTGCCAGCATCTATGCTATCGTCGGCAATGTGGTTTACATCTTCACTGGTCTGAAAGGGAAGATGAAAGCCGCGGGCGCTTCTGTAGCGCATATCGGGTTTGGTATGGTGCTGCTGGGCGTACTGATCTCCTCATCCAAAAAAGAAGTGATTTCATTGGATCGCATGAAGATGTTGAACGATGGCTTCTTCCGGAAAGAAAGTAAACAGAACCCGCGCGAGAATATTATGTTACCGAAAGATGTACCGGTACAGATGGGCGAATACCACGTAACCTATACCGGTGACTCTATTGCGCAGGGAGATCCTAAAACCTATTATGTTGTCAACTACGAGAAGAAAGATAAACAAACCGGTAATGTGCTCGAGAAATTTACACTTTACCCGGATGCCTTCGTGAACAGGAAAGAAAATGCTATTTCTTCTAATCCTGCGTCCAGGCATTACCTGACGAGAGATATCTTTACGTATGTTTCTGCAGCACCGAATAAGGAGGAGGAAGCTAAGGCAGATACCAGCGCCTATGAAACACATGAGATTAAGCAGGGCGACTCGGTATTTTTCTCCAAAGGTTTCATGGTACTGAAAGGGCTGAATACGCAACCCAAGAGCCGTAACTATGCGCCCCAGAGTGGCGACCTGGCAGTGGGAGCGGAACTGGAGGTATATACACAAACAGACGACCATTTCAAACTGCAGCCAATCTACTTTATCCGCGACAGCAGCTATCAGTATAGCGTAGAAGATACATTGGCACCATTGAATCTGAGCGTACGTTTCTCCAGGATCCTGCCTGCAGAAAATAAAATTGAACTGAAGGTAAAGGAAGCCAATGGCTTCCACGATTATATTGTGATGAAGGCGATGATATTCCCTTACATTAACGTGTTATGGCTGGGTGTGATCGTGATGATTATAGGTACAGCCATGAGTATCTGGCAGAAAATAAGAAGATAA
- a CDS encoding alpha/beta fold hydrolase has translation MRKFLRISLIVIATLVVVYFLGPHPAEPVFNHTLPPVPAAGPALDGYIENKEVKHHLKPNNEARIVWYDSAHRKTPYAVVYLHGFSASQEEGNPVHREFAKRFGCNLYLSRLDGHGIDTSDPLLNMTAAGLWEDAEEALSIGKALGDKVILVSTSTGGTLALQLAAKYPDDVYALINMSPNIAINDDLAFLANNPWGLQLARLVNKGNFRRGTDTDPERAKYWYNSYRLEAVVQLENLVEASMTDATFRNVHQPALNLYYYKDETHQDPTVRVSAILHMQQELGTPESMKAAVPIPGAGVHVIGCSLTSHDVPAVQKAVNDFALKVLHMQPVI, from the coding sequence ATGCGAAAGTTTCTCCGTATATCCCTGATCGTTATTGCCACCCTGGTAGTGGTATATTTCTTAGGCCCTCACCCCGCAGAGCCGGTTTTCAATCATACGCTTCCTCCAGTTCCTGCTGCCGGTCCGGCGTTGGACGGATACATCGAAAATAAAGAAGTGAAGCACCATCTCAAGCCCAATAACGAAGCACGTATTGTCTGGTACGATTCTGCCCACAGAAAAACGCCTTATGCAGTGGTATACCTGCATGGATTTTCTGCCAGCCAGGAAGAAGGCAACCCCGTGCACCGCGAGTTTGCAAAACGTTTTGGCTGCAATCTTTATTTGTCGCGGCTCGATGGACATGGTATTGATACCAGTGATCCACTGCTGAATATGACGGCAGCCGGATTATGGGAAGATGCAGAAGAAGCGCTGAGTATTGGTAAAGCGCTGGGCGATAAGGTAATCCTGGTGAGCACATCTACCGGCGGTACCCTGGCATTGCAGCTGGCAGCCAAATACCCGGATGATGTGTATGCATTGATCAATATGTCGCCCAATATTGCGATCAACGATGACCTGGCATTCCTGGCTAATAATCCCTGGGGCCTGCAATTAGCCCGGTTGGTAAACAAAGGGAATTTCCGGCGTGGCACAGATACTGACCCTGAACGGGCAAAGTACTGGTATAACAGCTATCGGCTGGAAGCCGTGGTGCAGCTCGAAAACCTGGTGGAAGCCAGCATGACAGATGCCACCTTCCGGAATGTTCATCAGCCTGCCCTTAATTTGTACTACTATAAAGATGAAACCCATCAGGATCCTACCGTGAGAGTATCTGCGATTCTCCATATGCAGCAGGAGCTGGGTACCCCCGAATCTATGAAGGCGGCAGTTCCTATCCCGGGAGCGGGTGTGCATGTGATAGGTTGTTCACTGACCTCCCACGATGTTCCGGCAGTGCAAAAAGCCGTCAATGATTTCGCCCTCAAGGTATTGCATATGCAGCCGGTAATCTAG
- a CDS encoding DUF4294 domain-containing protein — protein sequence MAQEAHGADSIPLHAMVVGKDTIPVITLAIFDVVDKLPKALRKERERWSRLRNAVYVTYPFARSAARVLKDVNAHLATLDNKRERKAYLASKEKELKAQFGDKLQNLSVYQGKVLMKLIDRETGQNCYDIIKELKGGFNARVWQTVAFFFGGNLKSDYDKQEDRDIEVIVQELEMYQHYRAYN from the coding sequence ATGGCGCAGGAGGCGCATGGTGCAGACAGTATTCCGCTGCATGCCATGGTAGTGGGAAAAGACACAATTCCGGTGATCACCCTGGCCATATTTGATGTGGTAGATAAATTACCCAAAGCCCTGCGCAAGGAAAGGGAGCGCTGGAGCCGGCTCCGCAACGCCGTATATGTGACTTATCCTTTTGCCCGGTCAGCTGCCAGAGTGCTGAAAGATGTCAACGCCCACCTGGCCACACTCGATAATAAAAGAGAGCGCAAAGCTTACCTTGCTTCAAAAGAAAAAGAGCTGAAAGCCCAGTTTGGAGACAAACTACAGAACCTGTCCGTATACCAGGGAAAGGTGTTGATGAAACTGATTGACCGTGAAACGGGGCAAAACTGCTATGACATCATCAAGGAACTGAAAGGCGGATTCAATGCCCGTGTATGGCAAACTGTGGCCTTCTTCTTTGGTGGTAACCTCAAAAGCGATTATGATAAACAGGAAGACAGGGACATCGAGGTGATTGTCCAGGAACTCGAAATGTATCAGCACTACCGCGCCTATAATTAA
- the bshB1 gene encoding bacillithiol biosynthesis deacetylase BshB1: MKLDILAIAVHPDDVELNCAGTLMIHGLKGKKVGVVDLTRGELGTRGTPETRANEATAAAKIMGLEVRENLGLADGFFRNDTKEQLAIITAIRKYRPEIVLANAIDDRHPDHGRAAKLIADSCFLSGLRKIETAIDEQAQEAWRPKQVFHFIQDRYHEPDFVIDITAVMERKLEAIRAFSSQFLAPKDNEPQTYISGDGFFDSIIYRAKMLGKMVGVEYAEGFTSAKMIGIRDLGDLINENT, from the coding sequence ATGAAACTGGATATACTGGCTATAGCCGTGCATCCCGACGATGTGGAACTGAATTGTGCCGGCACGTTGATGATACATGGCCTCAAGGGTAAAAAAGTGGGCGTAGTGGATCTGACAAGAGGTGAATTGGGAACCCGGGGTACCCCGGAAACAAGGGCAAATGAAGCCACCGCCGCAGCAAAAATCATGGGACTGGAAGTCAGGGAGAATCTCGGACTGGCCGATGGTTTTTTCCGCAACGATACAAAGGAGCAGCTGGCCATCATCACCGCCATCCGGAAGTACCGTCCTGAAATTGTGCTGGCTAACGCAATAGACGACCGGCATCCCGATCATGGCCGTGCTGCCAAATTGATCGCCGACAGCTGTTTCCTTTCCGGTTTGAGAAAAATCGAAACTGCAATAGATGAGCAGGCGCAGGAAGCCTGGCGCCCAAAGCAGGTGTTTCATTTCATTCAGGACCGGTATCATGAGCCCGATTTTGTGATCGATATTACCGCAGTGATGGAACGCAAGCTGGAAGCCATCAGGGCATTCAGCTCACAGTTTTTGGCGCCGAAAGACAACGAGCCGCAAACCTATATCTCCGGAGACGGCTTTTTCGACAGTATTATCTACCGCGCCAAAATGTTGGGTAAGATGGTGGGAGTGGAGTATGCAGAAGGGTTTACATCTGCCAAAATGATCGGTATCCGTGATCTCGGAGATCTGATCAACGAAAATACCTGA